One genomic segment of Arcobacter lacus includes these proteins:
- a CDS encoding murein hydrolase activator EnvC family protein codes for MIKIYFALFLVINFLFAASNVDKKIQQNQKILDTKEKEKETATLKIKELADKIEEQNKNITDLEQEIKDINNDIEEHQKLLEESKDKLEDLKTKSSELLKEKNSNETEIINTIVEEFSISMALKLASEDSLQELIDSEIFTLLSEHAKEKVIKLNNNYNVVSENAKNNQKDIDKISSYINDRQKTKVKLTSLKEKHAKSLIDIEGQHKAYQEELNKVVKKQTELNKLLGELNILKDAEIKKATEAKKSQQASTTDDNDGYSQMQTTDVRNQKFAKDLNLDVKKIGSSTDGVQIVKYKGAKTIAPLKSFKVVKNFGTYYDPIYKIKLFNESIVLKATDSESKVVSVLNGKVVYAKKNAGMLDNVVIIQHEGGLHTIYAHLDEIAPTLVVGKWVQKGSVVGRVNDSLSFQVTKDSAHIDPKDLFNI; via the coding sequence ATGATTAAAATATATTTTGCTCTATTTTTGGTAATAAATTTCTTATTTGCAGCCTCAAATGTTGATAAAAAAATTCAACAAAATCAAAAAATTTTAGATACAAAAGAGAAAGAAAAAGAGACAGCAACTCTAAAAATCAAAGAATTAGCAGATAAAATTGAAGAACAAAATAAAAATATCACCGATTTAGAGCAAGAAATAAAAGATATAAATAATGATATTGAAGAACATCAAAAATTACTTGAAGAATCAAAAGATAAATTAGAAGATTTAAAAACAAAATCTAGTGAATTGTTAAAAGAAAAAAATAGTAATGAAACAGAAATAATAAATACTATTGTTGAAGAGTTTTCTATTTCAATGGCTTTAAAATTAGCTTCTGAAGACTCTTTACAAGAATTAATTGATAGTGAAATTTTTACTTTATTATCAGAACATGCTAAAGAAAAAGTTATAAAATTAAATAACAACTACAATGTTGTTTCTGAAAATGCAAAAAATAACCAAAAAGATATTGATAAAATATCTTCATATATCAATGATCGACAAAAAACAAAAGTTAAATTAACATCATTAAAAGAAAAACATGCAAAATCTTTAATAGATATTGAAGGGCAACATAAAGCTTATCAAGAAGAATTAAATAAGGTAGTAAAAAAACAAACAGAATTGAATAAACTTCTTGGTGAATTAAATATTCTAAAAGATGCAGAAATAAAAAAAGCAACCGAAGCTAAAAAATCTCAACAAGCTTCAACAACTGATGACAATGATGGCTATAGCCAAATGCAAACTACTGATGTAAGAAATCAAAAATTTGCAAAAGATTTAAACTTGGATGTAAAAAAAATTGGTTCTTCAACAGATGGTGTTCAGATTGTAAAATATAAAGGTGCAAAAACTATTGCTCCATTAAAGTCTTTTAAAGTTGTAAAAAATTTTGGTACATATTATGATCCTATTTATAAAATAAAATTGTTTAATGAGTCTATTGTATTAAAGGCAACTGATTCAGAATCAAAAGTAGTTTCTGTATTGAATGGTAAAGTGGTTTATGCAAAAAAGAATGCAGGAATGCTTGATAATGTTGTAATTATTCAACATGAAGGTGGATTACACACAATTTATGCTCATTTAGATGAAATTGCTCCAACTTTGGTTGTAGGTAAATGGGTACAAAAAGGTTCTGTTGTAGGAAGAGTAAATGATTCTTTAAGTTTTCAAGTTACTAAAGACTCAGCTCATATTGATCCAAAAGATTTATTTAATATTTAG
- a CDS encoding cell division protein FtsX — MKSLKNIFAFLIPLLSMLITFSIYLLINNIVENYKSKISRDYSIIIVATNPINNISELAGIKVEKIQALPNDKIIENIKSNLSNNSVELLKQKLPNFYQIYLEIFPTSTELEVIKNTLLANKDIKKVEVFYKNHNQIYLLLLILNSVSFILFFIITLFAIIIIAKQIKLWFHEYRIKISILRLHGASILYSASSILNYALISSFLSFLIAGAFLIFISNNLDVLFPLELQEIVDVKINLVVELIKLFLLSFFISIFTIFGVLLKYKISND, encoded by the coding sequence ATGAAGTCTCTTAAAAATATCTTTGCATTTTTAATTCCCCTACTTTCAATGTTAATTACATTTTCTATATATTTATTAATCAATAATATAGTTGAGAATTATAAAAGTAAGATTTCAAGAGACTACTCTATTATTATTGTTGCTACAAATCCTATCAACAATATAAGTGAACTTGCGGGTATAAAAGTAGAAAAAATACAAGCTTTACCAAATGATAAAATTATTGAAAACATAAAATCAAATTTATCAAATAATTCTGTTGAATTATTAAAACAAAAACTTCCAAATTTTTATCAAATATATTTAGAAATTTTTCCTACAAGTACAGAATTAGAGGTGATTAAAAATACTTTATTAGCAAATAAAGATATTAAAAAAGTAGAAGTTTTTTATAAAAACCATAATCAAATTTATCTATTACTTCTTATTTTAAATAGTGTATCTTTTATACTATTTTTTATTATTACTTTATTTGCAATTATAATTATTGCTAAACAAATAAAACTTTGGTTTCATGAATATAGAATTAAAATTTCTATTTTAAGATTACATGGAGCTTCTATTTTATATAGTGCTTCATCAATATTAAACTATGCACTTATAAGTTCATTTTTGTCTTTTTTAATTGCAGGAGCTTTTTTAATCTTTATTTCAAATAATTTAGATGTTTTATTTCCATTGGAATTACAAGAAATTGTTGATGTAAAAATAAATTTAGTAGTAGAATTAATAAAACTATTTTTATTATCATTTTTTATCTCAATTTTTACAATTTTTGGTGTATTACTAAAATACAAGATAAGTAATGATTAA
- a CDS encoding cell division ATP-binding protein FtsE — protein sequence MIEARNIYLTYDDNRYIIKKGNFTIKPKEFIFIGGNSGSGKSTLLKSFYGDIPLKHGSLKIENQEVFGIKGKKLRLLRKDIGIIFQDYKLINEYTIEENIMIPLKINGYSHEVSQVQADNLLKHVRLSHRKGFYPNQLSGGEQQRVAVARALAHNPKIIIADEPTGNLDDFSAEVVWNLLKGANEQLGITVVVVTHRVPKNLGIKFRQLSIEDGIIYEVS from the coding sequence ATGATTGAAGCTAGAAATATTTACCTTACTTATGATGACAATAGATATATTATCAAAAAAGGTAATTTCACTATAAAACCAAAAGAATTTATATTCATTGGTGGAAACTCTGGAAGTGGTAAATCTACTTTATTAAAATCATTTTATGGTGATATTCCATTAAAACACGGTAGTTTAAAAATCGAAAATCAAGAAGTTTTTGGAATAAAAGGAAAAAAATTAAGACTTCTTAGAAAAGATATTGGTATTATTTTTCAAGATTATAAACTTATAAATGAATATACGATTGAAGAAAATATCATGATACCACTTAAAATAAATGGTTACTCTCATGAAGTTTCACAAGTTCAAGCAGATAACCTATTAAAACATGTGAGATTAAGCCATAGAAAAGGTTTTTATCCAAATCAATTAAGTGGTGGAGAACAACAAAGAGTTGCAGTTGCAAGGGCACTTGCTCATAATCCAAAAATTATAATTGCAGATGAACCAACTGGAAATTTAGATGATTTTTCAGCTGAAGTTGTTTGGAATTTATTAAAAGGTGCAAATGAACAACTTGGAATTACTGTAGTTGTTGTAACACATAGAGTTCCTAAAAATCTAGGGATTAAATTTAGACAATTATCTATTGAAGATGGGATTATTTATGAAGTCTCTTAA
- the trmB gene encoding tRNA (guanosine(46)-N7)-methyltransferase TrmB — protein MPHIVFEKNDLLKTPSAKDGVSFEFIAKSYNFTSKPRRDEYKIAVKDQDKDFLLSIKPKDDDLMIKADKVTRISPVSLIKKALNYYVELNNSKILFSNTNNLQVKKELKNEYLKDINYFVDDFKTDKEIQIEIGFGSGRHLLHQAKSNPNIQFIGLEIHYPSIEQLLKQLEIQNIANVLVVNYDARLFMEFIESNKVGRIFVHFPVPWDKKPHRRIYSNEFVNEALRVLKISGTLELRTDSRKYFDFCTEVLTNLPKGRITIDINKDLAVSSKYEDRWKKQGKNIYDVVLEAWNEDENINLNYDFSFNFEANFNKIINSIPQKSIIEKNYFVHIEEVYTILDKDNSGLIKITMGNFDRPVTKYLLIQNKRISYYQGNPLPTSANIDAHKKLIEILSI, from the coding sequence ATGCCTCATATAGTTTTCGAAAAAAATGATTTACTTAAAACTCCATCAGCAAAAGATGGAGTCTCTTTTGAGTTTATTGCAAAATCATATAACTTTACTTCAAAACCAAGAAGAGATGAATATAAAATCGCAGTAAAAGACCAAGATAAAGATTTTTTATTATCAATAAAACCAAAAGATGATGATTTGATGATAAAAGCTGATAAGGTTACAAGAATATCTCCTGTTAGCTTAATAAAAAAAGCTTTGAATTATTATGTAGAACTAAATAATTCTAAAATATTATTTTCAAATACAAATAATCTACAAGTAAAAAAAGAGCTAAAAAACGAATATCTAAAAGACATAAACTACTTTGTTGATGATTTTAAAACAGACAAAGAGATTCAAATAGAGATTGGTTTTGGAAGTGGAAGACATCTTTTACATCAAGCAAAATCAAATCCAAATATCCAATTTATTGGGCTTGAGATTCACTATCCATCAATTGAACAACTCTTAAAACAATTAGAAATTCAAAATATCGCAAATGTATTAGTAGTAAATTATGATGCACGACTTTTTATGGAGTTTATTGAATCAAATAAAGTTGGAAGAATTTTTGTACATTTTCCTGTTCCTTGGGATAAAAAACCACATAGAAGAATCTATTCAAATGAGTTCGTAAATGAAGCTTTAAGAGTTTTGAAAATTAGTGGGACATTAGAACTTAGAACTGATAGTAGAAAATATTTTGATTTTTGTACAGAAGTTTTAACAAATCTTCCAAAAGGAAGAATTACTATAGATATAAATAAAGACTTAGCAGTTTCAAGTAAATATGAAGATAGATGGAAAAAACAAGGTAAAAATATCTATGATGTAGTTTTAGAAGCTTGGAATGAAGATGAAAATATCAATCTAAATTATGATTTTTCATTTAATTTTGAGGCAAATTTTAATAAAATTATAAATTCAATTCCTCAAAAATCAATAATTGAAAAAAATTACTTCGTCCATATAGAAGAAGTTTATACTATTTTAGATAAAGATAATTCAGGATTAATAAAAATTACAATGGGAAATTTCGATAGACCAGTGACAAAATATCTACTTATTCAAAATAAAAGAATTTCATACTATCAAGGAAATCCTCTTCCAACAAGTGCGAATATAGATGCACATAAAAAATTAATAGAGATTTTAAGTATATGA